A DNA window from Aspergillus nidulans FGSC A4 chromosome V contains the following coding sequences:
- a CDS encoding NUDIX hydrolase (transcript_id=CADANIAT00003129), with product MQADNSTSPQTPALSSSLHHVLLDLYQNTYPHVPNPPQCKKRASVALVLRVRPTYKHRPDRSSIIANDTSAPVTEQLNNFFSQPWVQNGDPEVLFIKRASRVGDRWTGHVALPGGKRDPEDADDRAAAIREAWEEVGLDLTTDDCIYVGNLPERIVTSSWGSVPLMVLCPYIFLLTGCDSPILELQPDEVASTHWVSLNVLLSPSSRTVEHVDMTQRLASTGGLMARLASRAMMGYMQFSAISLTPTESLQCSVNLKRNLATAQTSTWLQKLKSTLCNSQHGPNQAPPLLLWGLTLGILADFLDMLPPHTAVQLWKYPNFTSPDLRLIVNILTYRLRKRNMHQVKFGARRRPSNTAIDGETAALPVVEVHENDDRNQVGIGGLGVGRYYGPSDKSPDGSAYAVGIMLRGYYQRIRLALYIFVAWRVAMGSAAAFYVWKYLRSRVTIGL from the exons ATGCAAGCCGATAATTCAACCTCGCCGCAAACACCTGCGTTGTCTTCCTCTCTCCATCATGTCCTGTTAGATCTCTACCAGAACACCTATCCTCACGTTCCCAACCCTCCGCAATGCAAGAAAAGAGCCTCCGTCGCTCTAGTCCTTCGAGTCCGACCTACGTACAAACATCGGCCAGACCGATCCTCGATTATTGCAAATGATACCAGCGCCCCGGTGACAGAGCAACTGAACAATTTCTTTTCCCAACCGTGGGTGCAGAATGGAGACCCTGAAGTTTTGTTCATCAAAAGAGCTTCGCGCGTTGGCGACCGCTGGACCGGCCATGTTGCTCTGCCGGGGGGCAAGCGAGATCCTGAGGACGCCGATGATCGAGCAGCTGCAATTCGAGAAGCTTGGGAAGAAGTGGGCCTCGATTTGACAACGGACGACTGCATATACGTAGGGAATCTGCCTGAGCGTATTGTAACATCGAGCTGGGGCAGCGTTCC GTTGATGGTTCTATGCCCGTACATCTTTCTCCTAACAGGATGCGACTCCCCCATCCTCGAACTGCAGCCAGATGAAGTCGCGTCAACTCACTGGGTATCCCTAAACGTCCTCTTATCTCCATCGTCGCGAACGGTAGAACATGTCGACATGACACAACGGCTTGCAAGTACAGGAGGACTCATGGCTCGGCTGGCCAGCCGAGCCATGATGGGCTACATGCAATTCTCAGCGATCAGCTTGACGCCAACGGAATCCTTGCAGTGCAGTGTGAACCTCAAGCGCAATCTCGCGACAGCGCAAACTTCGACCTGGCTTCAAAAATTGAAATCCACACTTTGTAATTCGCAGCATGGCCCAAACCAGGCCCCACCACTCCTTCTCTGGGGCCTTACGCTCGGCATACTAGCCGACTTTCTGGATATGCTTCCCCCTCACACAGCCGTTCAATTATGGAAATACCCCAATTTCACGTCTCCTGACTTGCGCTTGATCGTGAATATTCTTACCTATCGTTTGCGAAAGCGTAATATGCATCAGGTAAAGTTTGGAGCGCGCCGCCGACCGAGCAATACAGCTATTGATGGCGAAACGGCAGCGCTACCGGTTGTCGAAGTGCACGAGAATGATGACCGCAATCAAGTCGGCATTGGAGGACTTGGAGTTGGAAGGTACTATGGCCCTTCTGACAAAAGCCCTGACGGCAGTGCTTATGCGGTGGGCATTATGCTTAGAGGTTATTACCAGAGGATTCGACTTGCACTCTATATCTTTGTCGCGTGGCGGGTGGCCATGGGATCTGCGGCGGCTTTTTATGTTTGGAAATACCTTCGCTCCCGGGTTACTATCGGGCTATAG
- a CDS encoding SPX domain protein (transcript_id=CADANIAT00003130), whose amino-acid sequence MRYGKTLRNSIYPPWSKSYIDYNKLKRLLRERDVIGDDSDTDATWTEQDEEAFVQELLNVQLDKVNAFQVQTSQQLRERTSACEDKLRPLAQTEGDTPAVAEEDRIRIASEVLAELDSITKEVSELEKYSRINFTGFLKAAKKHDRKRGARYRVKPLLQVRLSQLPFNSEDYSPLVRRLSVVYSFVREILSTKSPEPEPGFGQDNYSSYKFWVHPDNMLEVKTLILRKLPVLIYNPKSSKELETHANDPTITSLYFDNPQFDLYTQKVARSPEAGSLRLRWTGNLIEKPPIYLEKKIVTSDNFSNEVKVQLKQKHVKEFLDGEYHLEKQVHRMEDMGNGEMEHAESLKRDVEALQSFIKENNLQPMLRANYTRTAFQIPGDDRIRISLDTNLALIREDSLDKERPCRDENEWHRTDIDNAAMEYPFPAIRNGEIVRFPYGLLEIKLRGSAAHNSEWVKDLMVSHLVKEAPRFSKFVHGVAQLFEDHVNSFPFWLSELDNDIRRDPETAFHEEQERQAKNAEEDLAVGSFLGARSPPTRPLVGSPITRFADAESPRAQRTSQATLSQLTPAAAPDRPRDGEREQQGEPALLQRQEEPVTQSRLAALFPSFTGRRRSVVLPPGVKEPGWWIKDTGPVRVETKVWLANQRTFIKWLHVSILLSSLSLGLYNAAGKHNDIARALSIVYTAFAIFAATWGWYMYEKRARLIRARSGRDLDNTFGPIIVCIGLAVALILNFAFKYASTVEKLRRTRPVDMTTVEGSFSMAANPEIWDLPDQQPLN is encoded by the exons ATGCGTTACGGGAAGACCTTGCGAAACTCGATATATCCACCATGGAGTAAGAGCTACATCGACTACAACAAGTTGAAGAGGCTGCTCCGGGAACGTGATGTCATCGGCGACGACAGTGATACCGACGCCACATGGActgagcaggatgaagaagcatttGTCCAGGAACTTCTGAATGTGCAACTAGATAAGGTCAATGCCTTCCAGGTGCAGACCTCTCAACAACTGAGGGAACGCACCTCTGCGTGCGAGGACAAGCTCCGACCTTTGGCTCAAACCGAAGGAGATACTCCGGctgttgcagaagaagataggaTCAGGATCGCCTCTGAGGTGCTTGCAGAATTGGACAGCATCACCAAGGAGGTCAGTGAGCTGGAGAAATATAGCCGTATCAACTTCACGGGCTTCCTCAAAGCCGCCAAAAAACATGACCGGAAACGGGGTGCTCGGTATCGTGTGAAGCCTTTACTACAAGTCCGCTTGTCGCAACTACCCTTCAATTCGGAAGACTATTCACCCCTCGTTCGCAGGCTCTCGGTGGTCTATTCTTTCGTTCGAGAGATCCTGAGCACGAAATCTCCGGAGCCAGAGCCTGGATTTGGCCAGGATAATTACTCCTCTTACAAGTTCTGGGTTCACCCAGACAACATGTTGGAAGTGAAAACCCTGATTCTACGCAAGCTGCCGGTTCTTATCTACAACCCCAAGTCTTCAAAGGAGCTCGAGACTCACGCCAACGACCCTACCATTACGTCGTTATATTTTGACAACCCTCAATTCGATCTCTACACGCAAAAAGTTGCCCGCAGCCCTGAAGCTGGTTCGCTACGACTACGATGGACCGGAAACCTCATCGAGAAGCCGCCGATTtacttggagaagaagattgtgACGAGTGACAACTTCAGCAACGAGGTGAAGGTTCagttgaagcagaagcatGTCAAGGAGTTTCTTGATGGTGAATATCATTTAGAAAAGCAGGTTCATCGGATGGAAGATATGGGAAATGGAGAGATGGAACATGCAGAATCTCTAAAACGGGATGTGGAAGCATTGCAATCCTTCATCAAGGAAAACAACCTCCAGCCTATGCTTCGCGCCAACTACACCCGAACAGCTTTCCAAATCCCGGGCGACGATAGGATTCGTATCTCACTTGACACGAATTTGGCTCTCATTAGAGAAGACTCTCTCGACAAGGAGCGCCCCTGCCGTGATGAGAATGAATGGCACCGTACCGACATAGATAATGCTGCCATGGAATATCCCTTTCCCGCCATTAGGAATGGTGAGATAGTGCGATTTCCTTACGGCCTGTTGGAGATAAAGCTGCGTGGAAGTGCCGCGCATAATTCGGAATGGGTGAAGGACTTGATGGTGTCACATCTTGTCAAGGAAGCCCCGCGGTTCTCGAAATTTGTCCATGGTGTCGCGCAGCTTTTCGAAGACCATGTGAATAGCTTCCCTTTCTGGCTCTCTGAACTTGACAATGACATTCGACGTGACCCTGAAACCGCATTCCATGAAGAGCAGGAACGCCAGGCAAAGAACGCCGAGGAAGACTTGGCGGTTGGAAGCTTCCTGGGAGCAAGATCTCCTCCTACACGGCCGCTTGTAGGATCGCCTATTACCAGATTTGCGGATGCCGAGTCGCCAAGAGCCCAACGAACATCACAGGCCACATTGTCTCAACTTACACCCGCTGCAGCGCCAGACCGTCCGCGCGATGGTGAAAGAGAGCAGCAGGGAGAGCCTGCACTGCTTCAACGGCAGGAAGAGCCGGTAACACAGTCTCGCTTAGCCGCTTTATTCCCATCATTCACTGGGAGAAGACGCTCTGTTGTTCTTCCTCCGGGTGTCAAGGAGCCCGGATGGTGGATCAAAGACACAGGACCAGTCCGTGTTGAAACTAAGGTTTGGCTTGCAAATCAACGAACTTTTATCAAATGGCTTCATGTTAGCATTTtactttcctctctttctctcggTTTGTATAATGCCGCAGGCAAGCACAACGATATAGCGCGCGCACTGTCTATTGTCTACACCGCATTTGCCATTTTTGCGGCAACCTGGGGATGGTACATGTACGAGAAGCGCGCAAGACTTATTCGAGCACGAAGCGGGCGCGATCTCGACAACACATTTGGGCCTATCATCGTGTGTATTGGATTGGCAGTTGCATTGATCCTAAACTTCGCTTTCAAG TACGCCTCCACCGTTGAGAAGTTGCGCAGAACACGGCCAGTCGATATGACTACCGTTGAGGGTTCTTTTTCAATGGCCGCGAACCCGGAAATCTGGGATCTTCCGGACCAACAGCCTTTAAATTGA
- a CDS encoding FMN-dependent alpha-hydroxy acid dehydrogenase family protein (transcript_id=CADANIAT00003134) has protein sequence MGKVFDAAEVAKHNTKDSCWVILYGKVTDFLSEHPGGSKIILKLSGQDATEEYDPIHPPGILEENLKPEAFLGTVDSATLPKPKADATVAQEKKEEEDVPMEALLNMDDIEQLATKKVSKKAWAYYYSASDDKITKQFNTDVYRAITLRPRVFIDCSKCDLDISCLGYKLGIPIYVSPAAMARLGNPAGEAGIAEACRSFGAMQIISNNASMTPEQIVENAAPDQVFGWQLYVQTNRKKSEAQLARVNKLKAIKFVVLTLDAPVPGKREDDERGNAATGAGQGESGVGKQLFQGTDPTLTWRDTLPWLKKHTDLPIILKGLQTHEDAYIASLHGPQVKGIILSNHGGRALDTAPPAVHTLLEIRKYCPEVFDKLEVLVDGGIRRGTDVVKALCLGAKAVGIGRPALWGLGAGGVAGVKRTLQILADETSTAMRLLGCERVEQLGPHHVNTRVVEQQIYDGPPGLDYIRSAYRAKL, from the exons ATGGGCAAGGTGTTCGATGCGGCCGAAG TTGCAAAGCACAATACAAAAGATAGTTGCTGGGTGATTCTGTACGGGAAA GTCACTGATTTCCTCTCAGAGCACCCTGGTGGTTCCAAGATAATTCTCAAGCTCTCGGGTCAGGACGCTACTGAAGAATACGATCCCATTCATCCTCCGGGAATTCTGGAGGAGAATCTCAAACCAGAGGCTTTCTTAGGGACCGTGGACTCCGCCACGTTACCGAAACCCAAGGCTGATGCTACTGTGGCccaagagaagaaagaggaggaagatgtgCCGATGGAGGCACTCCTTAACATGGACGATATTGAACAGTTGGCGACCAAGAAAGTTAGCAAGAAGGCGTGGGCCTACTACTACTCGGCATCAGATGACAAGATCACGAAACAATTCAACACAGACGTCTATCGAGCAATTACGCTGCGACCTCGCGTCTTTATTGACTGCTCGAAATGCGACTTAGACATCTCGTGCCTGGGGTACAAGCTCGGAATACCAATTTATGTTTCCCCTGCGGCCATGGCACGTCTTGGAAACCCAGCTGGTGAGGCGGGAATTGCAGAAGCGTGTCGCAGTTTCGGGGCGATGCAGATTATCTCTAACAACGCCTCCATGACTCCGGAGCAGATTGTCGAAAATGCTGCTCCCGATCAGGTTTTCGGATGGCAGTTGTATGTGCAGACGAATCGCAAGAAGAGTGAGGCCCAGCTGGCGCGtgtcaacaagctcaaggcgATAAAATTTGTGGTCCTCACTCTCGACGCCCCAGTTCCTGGTAAACGGGAAGATGACGAGCGGGGCAATGCTGCAACCGGTGCTGGCCAAGGCGAGAGCGGCGTTGGGAAGCAGCTTTTCCAGGGAACGGACCCGACGCTCACCTGGAGGGACACCCTACCTTGGTTGAAAAAGCATACCGACCTACCCATCATACTCAAGGGGCTCCAGACCCATGAAGACGCATATATTGCATCGCTCCACGGTCCCCAGGTCAAGGGTATCATTCTTTCCAACCATGGTGGACGAGCTCTTGATACTGCGCCTCCGGCAGTACATACTCTGCTAGAGATCCGCAAATATTGTCCTGAGGTTTTTGACAAGCTTGAGGTCTTGGTTGATGGCGGTATCCGACGCGGAACCGACGTTGTAAAAGCTCTTTGCCTTGGCGCGAAGGCCGTGGGAATTGGAAGGCCCGCTCTGTGGGGTCTGGGAGCTGGGGGTGTCGCCGGTGTCAAGCGCACATTACAGA TTCTGGCCGACGAGACGTCCACCGCTATGCGCCTGCTTGGTTGCGAGCGCGTAGAGCAATTGGGACCTCACCAT GTCAACACTCGCGTGGTCGAGCAGCAGATCTACGACGGGCCCCCAGGGCTTGATTACATCCGCTCAGCATACCGTGCGAAGCTCTAG
- a CDS encoding DsbA family oxidoreductase (transcript_id=CADANIAT00003131): MTNFNIQIISDSVCPWCYVGYRRLSRAITTHKLTNPLDTFTITWSPFYLNASSPGYPGVNKRQFYENKFGAARTGAIFERLAAVGEGEGIKFRKIENGVIGGLQTRVVERLFRAYFEEEKNITERAVLVEAAVGGGLDKSEVEGFLDSDVGGVEVDRDAEGARRQFVTGVPYFMVQGQYAIEGADEPETFLEVFGKIKADGQ; the protein is encoded by the exons ATGACAAACTTCAACATCCAGATCATTTCCGACAGCGTCTGTCCG TGGTGCTACGTCGGCTACCGCCGCCTCTCGCGCGCTATAACTACACATAAACTCACCAACCCGCTGGACACGTTCACCATCACTTGGTCCCCATTCTACCTGAACGCGTCTTCCCCAGGTTATCCCGGTGTGAATAAGCGGCAGTTCTACGAGAACAAGTTCGGGGCAGCCCGAACGGGCGCGATCTTTGAGCGCCTTGCTGCAGTAGGCGAAGGCGAGGGAATTAAGTTTA GGAAAATTGAGAACGGTGTGATAGGGGGCCTGCAGACCAGGGTTGTGGAACGGCTATTTCGGGCATActttgaggaggaaaagaataTTACTGAGCGTGCGGTGTTGGTTGAGGCTGCAGTTGGAGGGGGTTTGGACAAGAGTGAGGTGGAGGGGTTCTTGGATTCGGATGTTGGAGGGGTGGAAGTTGATAGGGACGCTGAGGGGGCAAGAAGACAGTTTGTGACGGGCGTGCCGTATTTCATGGTGCAGGGACAGTATGCGATCGAGGGAGCGGACGAGCCGGAGACTTTCTTGGAGGTATTTGGGAAGATAAAGGCCGACGGGCAATGA
- a CDS encoding uncharacterized protein (transcript_id=CADANIAT00003128), producing the protein MTATQKLYPRATVKRIVKAHANRSLSKNADILIFLDYMLFMQELMREASIRSHKAGEKSISPNSVRKVTEKTLRKFKG; encoded by the exons ATGACCGccacccagaagctctatCCCCGTGCGACCGTGAAGCGGATAGTCAAGGCTCATGCAAACCGCAGCTTGAGCAAGAACGCAGATATCTTG ATATTCCTCGATTACATGCTCTTCATGCAGGA GCTGATGCGTGAAGCTTCAATTCGATCGCATAAGGCTGGCGAAAAGAGTATCAGTCCGAACTCTGTTCGCAAAGTGACGGAG AAAACGCTACGGAAGTTCAAAGGATGA
- a CDS encoding uncharacterized protein (transcript_id=CADANIAT00003127), with product MAAAAVDTAPAQSPSPSDVKPNSVTNSVPSELVEFPHYRELQRNLRNNVKKLNATSKVDAVIANNPDKTLDELVAEKKINEDQKAQALKKPVLQATIAQLEEQIAHYKEFATFYEQRLASQKAELEKAHKEVEALREKAATATPAPAEQTPEVKKEDAAQQLLSVSRFLSTAAIRRHRGEDETTAESRAFEGVLAQVYGGHLDAVASMQKLIDGADEKVVSVDGEKLEVTFARVKQLSEQETVASAASQPAPEAATDPTTANAASTELQDPVYVTEAAIDNAATASTNEAESVAPPPQTLVGEGANAVAESAWEPNSDPLASSTNTEGFVEIPRDPAETETGLQATPANITADVASEDAEKTENDFEQVGSRHQRQSSFRGRGRGRGRGGDNFRGRGRGDFRGRGRGRGRGGRGRGGPNGAPAATPAAQ from the exons atggctgcagctgctgttgaCACTGCCCCTGCGCAgtctccctctccttcagaCGTCAAGCCCAACAGTGTTACCAATTCTGTACCTTCAGAGCTTGTCGAATTTCCACACTACAGAGAACTTCAGAG GAACTTGCGCAACAatgtgaagaagctg AACGCTACCTCCAAAGTGGACGCCGTCATCGCCAACAACCCCGACAAGACGCTCGACGAGCTcgttgcggagaagaagatcaacgAGGATCAAAAGGCACAGGCACTGAAGAAACCTGTTCTTCAGGCCACCATTgcgcagctggaggagcagaTTGCGCACTACAAGGAGTTTGCGACATTCTACGAACAGCGTCTGGCCAGCCAGAAGGCGGAGCTCGAGAAGGCGCACAAGGAGGTGGAGGCTCTGCGGGAGAAGGCTGCCACTGCAACACCGGCACCCGCAGAGCAAACACCTGAAGTaaagaaggaggatgccGCTCAGCAATTGCTGAGCGTGAGCAGGTTCCTGAGCACTGCTGCCATCAGAAGACATCGTGGTGAGGACGAGACTACGGCTGAGAGTCGTGCCTTCGAAGGTGTCCTCGCCCAGGTCTACGGAGGCCACCTCGATGCAGTTGCCTCGATGCAGAAACTCATTGATGGAGCCGATGAGAAGGTTGTCAGTGTTGACGGCGAGAAGCTTGAAGTCACCT TCGCTCGTGTTAAGCAGCTCTCCGAACAGGAGACAGTCGCGTCAGCCGCTTCGCAGCCCGCTCCAGAGGCCGCGACCGATCCCACTACAGCCAACGCCGCTTCCACCGAACTTCAGGACCCGGTATATGTCACTGAAGCTGCTATAGACAACGCCGCCACCGCCTCCACAAATGAGGCTGAGAGCGTTGCTCCGCCGCCGCAGACACTTGTTGGGGAAGGTGCAAACGCGGTCGCTGAATCCGCATGGGAGCCGAACAGCGACCCTCTTGCCTCTTCCACGAACACTGAGGGCTTTGTAGAGATCCCTCGTGACCCGGCTGAGACGGAAACTGGCCTCCAGGCGACTCCGGCCAACATAACCGCCGACGTTGCCTCCGAGGACGCAGAAAAAACTGAAAACGACTTTGAGCAGGTGGGCAGCCGCCACCAAAGGCAGTCTAGCTTCCGAGGTCGGGGCCGCGGTCGTGGTCGTGGAGGCGATAATTTCCGGGGTCGTGGCCGTGGTGACTTCCGTGGTcgtggccgcggccgcggccgcggcggccgtGGACGTGGAGGACCTAACGGAGCACCCGCTGCCACCCCGGCTGCTCAGTAA
- a CDS encoding protein pfkZ (transcript_id=CADANIAT00003132), whose product MAQLTDIARSAIMTSASSSPDYSRNTSSGINFNGTASNGKPMTERDATLMPPPKTVAGRALGNDLHSDSHRKPHASRPSRDGVGFALTDTPISTAPSSPQFAAASQASTPSRVRATTLDIPGLTKSKVSPDGRIAQRDLGAKLVIVMVGLPARGKSYVTKKLARYLNWLQHDTRIFNVGERRRVAAGKSPAAPHRKSSVQQELVDSVRRLSVSVGGMTSAQKEAVPAPQHESPPELNALPPPVVPPTKILVNGEETGGSTMVPASEADSQDQQRITEASPEPMDQSASFFDPKNQKALKLREQVALETLDELLDYILEDGGSVGILDATNSTLERRKTIMDHIRNRAGPELGVLFLESSCEDPVLLEANMRLKLSGPDYRDQDPVKALEDFKKRVALYEKSYHPLGEYEESLNMPYIRMIDVGRKLVSHQTHGFLSSQVVYYLLNFNLSPRQIWITRHGESKDNQAGRIGGDSELSENGHRYARALTRFINEKRKEWELNQRQKDMMSQMPPRAGDSTPPNPSYIPRDRPRNFCVWSSMMQRTVQTVEHFNEDDYDVKQMKMLDELYAGEMEGLTYEQIRERFPDEYATRKKNKLYYRYPGPGGEGYLDVINRLRTVIIEVERMTDHVLLVTHRSVARVLLAYFRGLKRDEVADLDVPLGMLYMLEPKPYGVEFKAYRYSPEKDTFEYIPDFQLQQTTQQ is encoded by the exons ATGGCCCAACTCACTGACATTGCCCGCTCAGCGATCATGACAAgtgcatcctcttcgcccgATTATTCTCGCAACACTAGCTCCGGCATCAACTTCAACGGTACTGCGTCGAACGGCAAGCCGATGACCGAAAGAGATGCTACTTTAATGCCCCCTCCGAAAACCGTCGCCGGAAGAGCGCTAGGGAATGACCTGCATTCCGATTCCCACAGGAAACCGCACGCATCCAGGCCCTCTAGGGATGGTGTCGGATTCGCCCTAACAGACACTCCGATTTCTACCGCACCTTCGTCTCCACAGTT TGCCGCTGCAAGTCAGGCCTCCACACCCAGCCGTGTCCGTGCGACCACCCTTGATATCCCCGGCCTCACCAAGTCCAAAGTCTCGCCTGATGGACGCATCGCTCAACGGGACCTCGGCGCCAAGCTGGTCATTGTCATGGTCGGCCTCCCAGCCCGAGGCAAAAGCTATGTAACAAAGAAACTCGCTCGCTATTTGAACTGGCTCCAACATGATACTCGTATCTTTAACGTTGGGGAACGTCGCCGCGTAGCTGCGGGGAAGTCGCCCGCTGCCCCTCACAGAAAGAGCTCAGTTCAgcaggagcttgttgactcTGTACGGCGTCTCAGCGTTAGTGTTGGTGGGATGACATCTGCGCAGAAAGAGGCCGTCCCTGCGCCTCAGCACGAATCACCCCCGGAGCTCAACGCCCTTCCACCGCCTGTCGTCCCTCCCACCAAGATTCTTGTCAATGGTGAAGAAACGGGAGGCTCTACCATGGTTCCGGCAAGCGAAGCTGATTCTCAAGACCAGCAACGAATCACGGAAGCATCTCCGGAACCAATGGACCAGTCCGCGAGCTTCTTCGATCCTAAGAACCAAAAGGCTCTGAAGTTAAGAGAGCAGGTTGCTTTGGAGACACTCGATGAGCTTTTGGACTACATCCTCGAAGATGGTGGCAGTGTAGGCATCTTGGACGCAACCAACAGCACACTCGAACGCCGCAAGACAATCATGGACCATATCCGCAACCGTGCGGGGCCGGAGCTCGGGGTTTTGTTCCTTGAGAGCAGTTGCGAAGATCCCGTACTTCTGGAGGCGAATATGCGCCTAAAGTTGTCCGGACCGGACTACAGGGACCAGGATCCCGTCAAGGCTCTTGAAGACTTCAAGAAGCGCGTGGCCTTGTATGAAAAATCCTACCACCCACTTGGCGAGTACGAAGAGTCATTGAACATGCCATACATTCGTATGATTGACGTCGGACGCAAACTCGTCTCCCATCAGACCCACGGTTTCCTCTCCTCACAGGTCGTGTACTATCTACTTAACTTCAACTTATCTCCGCGGCAGATATGGATTACCCGACACGGTGAGAGTAAAGACAACCAGGCCGGTCGTATCGGTGGTGATTCGGAACTCAGCGAGAACGGTCACCGTTACGCAAGGGCGCTTACTCGGTTCATCaatgaaaagagaaaggaatgGGAGCTGAACCAGCGACAAAAGGACATGATGTCTCAAATGCCACCACGCGCTGGAGACAGCACTCCTCCAAACCCCTCGTACATACCCCGGGACCGACCTCGCAATTTCTGTGTCTGGAGCTCCATGATGCAACGCACAGTGCAAACTGTCGAACATTTCAACGAAGACGACTACGATgtcaagcagatgaagatgctCGACGAACTTTACGCAGGCGAAATGGAGGGTTTGACGTACGAACAGATTCGCGAGAGATTTCCCGACGAATATGCAACGCGCAAGAAGAATAAGCTCTATTACCGCTATCCTGGCCCCGGTGGCGAAGGGTACTTGGACGTCATCAATCGACTTCGAACCGTTATCATCGAAGTGGAGCGGATGACCGACCATGTGCTCCTAGTTACTCATCGCTCTGTGGCGCGCGTTCTCCTGGCTTACTTCCGCGGTCTGAAACGTGACGAAGTCGCCGATCTAGACGTACCTTTGGGGATGTTGTACATGCTGGAGCCGAAGCCTTACGGCGTGGAGTTTAAGGCGTACCGCTACAGTCCAGAGAAAGACACGTTCGAGTATATCCCTGACTTCCAACTCCAACAGACGACGCAGCAGTAA
- a CDS encoding uncharacterized protein (transcript_id=CADANIAT00003133), with the protein MFERRAADRYRLRMHRARTVALTNDEIVEVRAAQRTFEGAYIRTALSQFSFALVVLKIFTNEFYSTGALFAVYGTGVLIIGLFRRQQGNRQFFSEVGDDGVHRHKFRTSGNAVVILTALSIAAYATLIALTLRLDK; encoded by the exons ATGTTTGAG CGTCGGGCAGCAGATCGCTATCGCTTACGGATGCACCGTGCCCGTACCGTTGCTTTGACAAATGATGAGATTGTGGAAGTACGGGCAGCACAACGGACCTTCGAAGGCGCCTATATCCGGACAGCTCTCTCTCAGTTCTCTTTTGCCCTTGTGGTCCTTAAGATATTTACGAATGAGTTCTACAGTACCGGGGCTTTATTCGCCGTCTATGGTACAGGGGTACTTATCATCGGCCTTTTTCGACGCCAGCAGGGCAACCGACAGTTCTTCTCTGAGGTAGGAGACGACGGAGTACATCGACATAAGTTCAGAACCAGCGGGAATGCGGTAGTTATCCTGACGGCCCTGAGTATCGCCGCTTACGCCACGCTGATCGCTTTAACACTGAGGCTGGACAAGTAG